One segment of Toxoplasma gondii ME49 chromosome VI, whole genome shotgun sequence DNA contains the following:
- a CDS encoding hypothetical protein (encoded by transcript TGME49_239475), protein MADLMLAWVNSFPLSRKVVHLESDFASGFLFGELLVAVKQLDNISGFVDSSAASAVVRNFCLLEPVFRRLDIKFDSVKMQAVIEAREGAALRVLFQLKVALSRFSRNCGRTPSDLARVLRPAAHAPAFEAFQARCVEARLKEITKTSTEAETHPVLSKVEIGKSSWTSGDRQSQTRTNAAIKNETSHEVSASPLSRTSHTHFPQRESTTRRDREQGRHRAEGDIEAPTAPGANRSGRVSSKSTRDKKDKGEERDERRGEQSEEQRGQRGQGERDEREKRREVETEILRRRVLLEARVREERLSRAQAKERDTREAVKKDIETFEMNLQRLGLSHSGSAGVSVSGEYLRSPGSLLASLSKLASPSFGRQENMKMLARLHAARRAQEVSRKERDKRRQKLLMEQTQAHANRFAETVADGVFRRFRRLPSRAERVEESVWRVQQLDAVMSQNRELRDSHEQRVAARERQVRDARQLHVSIETQERLRREVALEAQQCREWKRQRKAKRRASLIEECSGILDLFVDLAVAAARFHQDRDLTAVDSRTWRGWLVCFVEGVSALPTQTSQAPRFRSESKTPTEALFGEHVRGDYGELFALGDASKGKGDATAASEFHRRLLSPDFLRFPGPQSCPHGEGALSPAGLGPRSPVPLGTSEGVHARLNEDDFLHYLNSAGEFDPEETRQAMPEAFAFLRTASVDGETQRDLFDSEETVEELRRFNEASAGELPQTEIVKQPNGEPALYRIGSIVGTLLDLLHPEAPVKPPEEVPRNALKIVITGKPFSGKKTLAKRLGQRFRLHVFSLEDVLKESLEGIDSGAGLAQPVEVAQNTSSPLVSPPTDLENTHTATQGDRQPPSHRPSSPPSFSSPSSSPLTGSASSASSAASGSASSSTAVPSLRALGAEAFETLRRGEKLRDALSVSLLVAKMRTFPDVDREALVHFLEAGVKKDGESLAKEKAPASRGRGPQKPGKERPSKETGGEENQQKLGWILVGFPQTYEQCVSLEERLSGYVSPDRRLESRARIEKSNASLVVPIPESFQSETSLIPGGVDLHILLDVPTEEVLLRARNSLQLHKPQDESKGILENALSKTPTDDAGASQTKISIADECCHFEIEQKVTQLFLERFGFPDGQRRLLALPPKPENELFLAASEKIEALLARKRRDFELDTHADSGEAQATLTEKKEDTRLLEESEEQPPDTSCLSPRPLPRPPEVFSSSTSEFDESQLWRKRLEPLEESVKQLLLAEWRALQEDYTSSLSTLFVWHRRVRDDISRSLVDLQIHFVDLLDSPDNKQELVDAFLQDYNAFAAQLHHSLRLEEVKEELHQQVDDLSDALWQQIDARRCDAVAEHKQLSELGWIETTCQVLAVQTEAFVDAEIRRYLALERFVTDAYYNVMGACMPERRQTSDVAHALREVSLAVAQQVVCAFFPRALPDGAAEPPSAKIWQAHLLEAFEAKARECLIPLSEFEDYIPSLQESEKKKTTKARAVKEEVKKPVNSLFFELQHLRLELQLQLLWRVRKACVWGIARLHETASACSDAFARMDDWIVGKCLAEHAAVKALTDRLKICIENERPVPYYMELAGTELRLDPNAILCPPTQPLPPLRIAEIPDDIFTVKQIQEFVWDLKQVTTNGIVSTMALREILLRRLTHSKCFRTPRLPRSWLTVPVSQLSLIPDYFDVSSGCIDPLEFLLSLALGACGWPSERQLLQLRSSVGRVCTAREGGNPAFEASPLEVFLSKEEFLRLDFSDWIPTEDARKIHEEETQCDPFKDEVPAQGRDLLEALFDAFVAFQNKHNLRSCTEDIALLEELGYWKEGNTSTVSPSNLFTHANTSNTNANAKRYLPSSGAATEESSSLAGTTSNAAPCQNGNFTRARVAPCPTKTPSFDGVGSHGGDGEANREKSAFRGDQNAVLESESGAVNGEASDEEQTREVKCTRLQSVESEEDDGGRNPRKSKIYMRRFLGYLSLGKTPGEGMQRFLAACTERESLGSPAELRSTDFLSVRDTYTACLFMGVRPALRSLPVCTEISFEEFRQLLQLQKKIILVDRCASGREADICGAETVREERVQILDFMSSSVAAEMLSRVGYLSIRRDVKDFLRTEATVINEKPPKPERDG, encoded by the exons ATGGCGGACTTGATGCTAGCGTGGGTAAACAGTTTTCCTCTGTCGAGGAAGGTGGTGCATTTGGAGAGCGACTTTGCCTCCGGCTTCCTCTTCGGCGAGTTGCTGGTGGCTGTGAAGCAGCTGGACAACATCAGCGGATTCGTAGACAGTTCCGCAGCGAGTGCGGTGGTGAGGAATTTTTGTCTCTTGGAGCCGGTCTTTCGTCGCCTGGACATCAAGTTCGATTCCGTCAAGATGCAGGCGGTTATTGAGGCGCGCGAGGGCGCAGCTCTGCGTGTGCTGTTTCAGCTGAAAGTCGCTCTCAGTCGCTTCTCCAGAAACTGTGGCCGAACCCCGTCAGATCTCGCGCGAGTCCTGAGACCTGCCGCACACGCTCCCGCCTTTGAGGCCTTCCAAGCGCGCTGCGTCGAAGCGCGCCTGAAGGAGATCACCAAGACGAGCACCGAGGCGGAGACTCACCCGGTTCTGAGCAAAGTCGAGATAGGCAAATCCTCGTGGACATCTGGGGACAGGCAGTCACAGACGCGGACGAACGCTGCGATCAAAAACGAAACTTCGCACGAggtttctgcctcgcctctctcgcgaaCCAGCCACACACACTTCCCACAGCGAGAATCCACAACCAGAAGAGACCGGGAGCAGggaagacacagagcagaaggcgacatTGAAGCCCCGACCGCGCCAGGCGCAAACCGAAGCGGCAGGGTGTCCTCGAAATCCACCCGAGATaagaaagacaaaggagaagaacgagatgaacggagaggagaacaaagcgaagaacaacgaggacagcgagggcaaggagagcgagatgagagagagaagcgaagagaagttGAGACGGAGATTCTTCGTCGCCGGGTGCTCCTGGAAGCCCGAGTGCGAGAGGAGCGGCTGAGTCGAGCTCAAGCGAAGGAGCGAGACACTCGGGAGGCTGTCAAAAAAGACATTGAAACGTTTGAAATGAATCTCCAGCGCCTCGGTCTGAGCCACTCGGGGAGtgccggtgtctctgtgtctggcGAATACCTACGAAGCCCCGGgtcgctcctcgcctctctctctaaACTCGCGTCTCCCAGCTTCGGAAGGCAGGAGAACATGAAGATGCTTgcgcgactgcatgcggcgcggCGCGCGCAGGAAGTATCTCGGAAGGAGCGCGACAAAAGGCGACAAAAACTCCTGATGGAGCAGAcgcaggcgcatgcaaaccGCTTCGCGGAGACTGTTGCCGACGGGGTCTTCCGACGGTTCCGTCGCCTCCCCAGTCGTGCCGAAAGAGTGGAGGAAAGTGTGTGGCGAGTGCAGCAACTCGACGCGGTGATGTCGCAGAACCGCGAACTCCGAGACAGCCATGAACAGCGCGTCgcggcgcgagagaggcaagtTCGAGACGCGCGACAACTCCATGTTTCTATCGAAACACAGGAACGTCTCCGCCGGGAGGTCGCCCTCGAGGCCCAGCAGTGTCGCGAgtggaagaggcagagaaaggcgaagcgacGCGCGAGCTTGATTGAAGAGTGCAGCGGCATCCTCGATCTCTTTGTCGACCTCGCGGTCGCCGCAGCTCGCTTCCACCAAGATCGGGACTTAACTGCAGTCGACTCAAGAACGTGGAGAGGGTGGcttgtctgcttcgtcgaaGGCGTCTCCGCGTTGCCGACGCAGACCTCGCAGGCGCCGCGATTTCGCTCCGAGTCGAAGACTCCAACAGAAGCCTTATTCGGCGAGCATGTGCGTGGTGACTACGGGGAGTTGTTTGCCTTGGGCGATGCTTCGAAAGGGAAAGGCGACGCGACAGCCGCTTCGGAGTTCCaccgtcgtctcctctctcccgaTTTCCTCAGGTTCCCCGGGCCTCAATCCTGTCCCCACGGAGAGGGTGCGCTCTCACCCGCGGGCCTCGGTCCCCGTTCACCAGTGCCTCTGGGGACCTCTGagggagtgcatgcgcgactgAATGAAGACGATTTTTTGCATTACCTGAACAGCGCCGGCGAGTTCGACCCCGAAGAGACTCGACAGGCGATGCCCGAggccttcgctttcctccggACAGCGAGCGTCgacggggagacgcagagggacCTCTTCGACTCCGAGGAGACTGTGGAGGAGCTGCGCAGATTCAACGAAGCGAGTGCGGGGGAGTTGCCGCAGACAGAGATCGTGAAACAACCGAATGGCGAACCTGCGTTGTATCGAATAGGGTCGATCGTCGGAACGCTTTTGGATTTGCTTCACCCAGAGGCGCCGGTGAAGCCTCCCGAAGAGGTCCCGAGAAACGCTCTGAAAATTGTCATCACAGGAAAACCGTTTTCTGGGAAGAAGACCCTCGCTAAACGACTCGGTCAACGATTTCGCCTTcacgtcttctccctcgaagACGTCCTTAAAGAAAGTCTAGAGGGCATCGACAGCGGAGCTGGTCTTGCGCAGCCAGTCGAAGTTGCGCAGAATACTTCGTCACCTCTCGTTTCGCCTCCAACAGACCTCGAAAACACACATACTGCAAcacaaggagacaggcaacCTCCATCACATCGGCCCTCCTCTCCACCatcgttttcgtctcccaGTTCGTCGCCTTTGACTGGTTCTGCCTCTAGTGcctcctctgctgcttctggttctgcttcttcttccactgccGTACCCTCTTTGAGAGCTTTGGGGGCGGAGGCATTCGAGACGctgaggcgaggagagaagctgcgagACGCGTTGTCAGTTTCGCTGCTTGTTGCAAAGATGAGAACGTTTCCAGAtgtcgacagagaagcgctgGTGCACTTTCTCGAGGCCGGAGTGAAGAAGGACGGGGAGAGTctcgcgaaggagaaggcacCCGCGAGCCGGGGGAGGGGTCCGCAGAAACCGGGCAAAGAAAGGCcttcgaaggagacaggtggTGAGGAAAATCAGCAGAAGCTCGGGTGGATTCTTGTCGGATTTCCTCAGACCTACGAGCAGTGCGTCTCGTTGGAAGAGCGGTTGTCGGGATACGTTTCACCCGATCGGAGACTGGAAAGCCGAGCTCGCATCGAAAAATCCAACGCCTCTCTGGTTGTCCCCATTCCAGAAAGTTTCCAAAGCGAGACT AGCCTCATTCCAGGTGGCGTGGATCTCCACATTCTCCTCGATGTACCCACTGAGGAGGTCCTCTTGCGAGCGCGGAATTCTTTGCAACTTCACAAACCGCAAGACGAAAGCAAAGGCATTCTGGAAAATGCACTTTCCAAAACCCCAACAGACGACGCCGGAGCCTCCCAAACAAAA ATTTCCATTGCAGATGAGTGTTGCCACTTTGAGATCGAGCAAAAGGTGACGCAGCTCTTCCTTGAACGCTTCGGATTTCCTGAC GGGCAacggcgtctcctcgcgctgCCGCCCAAGCCGGAAAATGAGCTTTTTCTTGCAGCCTCGGAAAAA ATTGAGGCATTGCTTGCCCGGAAACGCCGAGACTTCGAACTcgacacgcatgcagattctGGGGAAGCTCAGGCGACTttgacggagaagaaggaagacacaaGGCTTCTGGAGG agTCCGAGGAACAGCCTCCCGACACCAGCTGCCTCTCGCCGCGGCCGCTTCCACGGCCTCCAGAAG TCTTCTCGAGCTCGACGTCAGAGTTCGATGAAAGTCAGCTCTGGCGAAAGCGGTTGGAGCCTCTCGAAGAATCGGTGAAACAGTTGCTTTTAGCTGAGTGGAGAGCTCTCCAGGAAGACTACACGTCCAGCCTGTCGACG ttgtTTGTATGGCACCGCCGCGTGCGAGATGACATCAGTCGGAGCCTCGTCGACTTGCAAATTCACTTTGTCGACTTGCTGGACAGTCCAGACAACAAGCAAGAGCTCGTCGACGCCTTTCTTCAAGATTACAACGCCTTCGCTGCGCAACTCCACCACAGCCTGCGCCTCGAGGAAGTCAAG GAAGAATTGCACCAACAAGTGGACGACCTCTCAGACGCCCTCTGGCAGCAGATCGACGCTCGGCGCTGCGATGCTGTAGCCGAACACAAACAACTGTCTGAACTGGGGTGGATTGAAACAACTTGCCAAGTTCTCGCCGTCCAGACAGAAGCCTTCGTTGATGCAGAAATCCGCAG GTACCTGGCACTCGAGCGGTTTGTGACTGACGCGTACTACAACGTGAtgggcgcatgcatgcctgagaggcggcagacgTCAGatgtcgcgcatgcactgagAGAAGTTTCGCTCGCAGTGGCGCAGCAGGTTGTCtgtgcgttttttcctcgcgcGCTCCCGGACGGCGCTGCAGAGCCTCCGTCTGCGAAAATATGGCAGGCGCATCTCCTCGAG GCCTTCGAAGCGAAGGCACGGGAATGCCTTATTCCGCTTTCCGAGTTCGAGGACTACATCCCAAGCCTGCAGGAgtctgaaaagaaaaagacgacgaaggcac GAGCTGTGAAAGAGGAGGTAAAGAAGCCTGTAAACAGTTTGTTTTTCGAGTTGCAGCATCTGCGCTTggagctgcagctgcagctgctttgGCGCGTTCGAAAGGCCTGCGTCTGGGGCATCGCGCGCCTCCACGAGACAGctagcgcatgcagcgacgcaTTCGCTCGCATGGACGACTGGATTGTCGGAAAGTGTCTAGCAGAGCATGCAGCCGTGAAAGCGCTGACAGATCGCCTCAAAATTTGCATCGAAAACGAGAGGCCGGTGCCATATTACATGGAACTCGCAG GGACTGAACTTCGTCTCGACCCGAATGCAATTCTTTGTCCGCCGACGCAACCGCTTCCTCCGCTGCGCATTGCGGAGATTCCAGATGACATCTTCACTGTGAAGCAAATCCAAGAATTTGTTTGGGATTTGAAGCAAGTGACGACCAACGGCATCGTTTCAACCATGGCGCTTCGG GAAATTCTCTTGAGGCGGCTGACGCATTCGAAGTGCTTTCGCACTCCGCGTTTGCCGCGGTCCTGGCTGACGGTTCCAGTTTCTCAACTAAGTCTCATTCCGGATTATTTTGACGTTTCTTCTGGATGTATCGACCCGCTCGAGTTCCTACTCTCCCTGGCGCTCGGCGCGTGCGGATGGCCGTCAGAGCGACAGCTCCTGCAG CTGCGAAGCTCAGTAGGGCGCGTGTGCACAGCGCGCGAGGGCGGCAACCCCGCCTTCGAGGCATCTCCTCTGGAGGTGTTTTTGTCGAAGGAAGAGTTTCTGCGACTCGACTTTTCGGACTGGATTCCGACGGAAGATGCACGCAAGATtcacgaggaagagacgcagtgCGACCCGTTCAAAGACGAGGTGCCTGCACAGGGCCGAGATCTTCTTGAGGCGCTTTTTGACGCGTTTGTTGCCTTTCAGAACAAACACAACCTACGCTCATGCACTGAAGACATCGCACTTCTTGAGGAACTTGGATATTGGAAGGAAGGCAACACCTCGacagtctctccttcgaaCCTGTTCACGCACGCAAACACAAGCAACACGAATGCCAACGCAAAACGGTATCTACCGAGCTCAGGTGCCGCAACTGAAGAGAGTAGCAGCCTCGCAGGAACGACTAGCAACGCCGCGCCTTGTCAGAATGGAAACTTTACTCGCGCGAGAGTTGCCCCTTGTCCCACAAAAACGCCTTCTTTTGACGGTGTCGGTAGCCACGGAGGAGACGGGGAGGCAAACAGGGAAAAGTCTGCCTTCAGAGGCGATCAGAACGCAGTCCTTGAATCAGAGTCGGGAGCGGTAAACGGGGAGGCTTCGGACGAGGAACAGACGCGGGAAGTAAAATGCACGCGGCTACAAAGTGTCGAGtctgaggaagacgacggggGAAGAAATCCTCGAAAATCGAAA ATTTACATGCGAAGGTTTCTGGGATATTTATCTCTAGGAAAAACCCCAGGAGAAGGCATGCAGCGTTTCTTGGCTGCATGTACCGAACGCGAATCTCTTGGCTCTCCAGCAGAGCTGAGAAGCACCgactttctttctgttcgaGACACTTACACAGCTTGTTTGTTTATGGGAGTTCGTCCGGCCTTGCGTTCCCTCCCCGTTTGCACAGAAATCTCTTTTGAGGAATTTCGGCAGCTTTTGCAGTTACAGAAGAAAATTATTTTGGTTGATCGCTGCGCATCCGGGCGGGAAGCAGACATCTGTGGAGCAGAAACCGTccgcgaagagagagtcCAGATCCTCGATTTCATGAGTTCCTCTGTAGCCGCAGAAATGCTCTCTCGCGTAGGCTATCTTTCGATCAGAAGGGATGTCAAAGATTTCTTACGCACAGAAGCAACAGTCATAAACGAAAAGCCACCGAAGCCTGAAAGGGACGGCTAG